A section of the Lepidochelys kempii isolate rLepKem1 chromosome 4, rLepKem1.hap2, whole genome shotgun sequence genome encodes:
- the LOC140910969 gene encoding uncharacterized protein has translation MQSSSAQVTMMESQNRKRAPAWTEREVRDLIAVWGEESVLSELRSSFRNAKTFVKISQGMKDRGQNRDPKQCRMKLKELRQAYQKTREANSRSGSEPQTCRFYDELHAILGGSATTTPAVLFDSFNGDGGNTEAGFGDEEDDDEEEVVDSSQQASGETSFPDSQELFLTLDLEPVPPEPTQGCLLDPAGGEGTSAACVSMITGSSPSQRLVKLRKKKKRTRDEMFSELMLSSHTDTAQTNAWRQIMSECRKAQNDREERWRAEESKWQAEESKWRAEDRAEAQMWRQRDERRQDSMLRLLEDQTSMLQCMVELQQRQLEHRLPLLPLCNQPPSSPSSIASTPRRPRTRWGGLRPTSHSTTEDCPKKKKAGIQYILKL, from the exons atgcagagctcatcagcacaggtgaccatgatggagtcccagaatcgcaaaagagctccagcatggaccgaacgggaggtacgggatctgatcgctgtttggggagaggaatccgtgctatcagaactccgttccagttttcgaaatgccaaaacctttgtgaaaatctcccagggcatgaaggacagaggccaaaacagggacccgaagcagtgccgcatgaaactgaaggagctgaggcaagcctaccagaaaaccagagaggcgaacagccgctctgggtcagagccccaaacatgccgcttctatgatgagctgcatgccattttagggggttcagccaccactaccccagccgtgttgtttgactccttcaatggagatggaggcaatacggaagcaggttttggggatgaagaagatgatgatgaggaggaggttgtagatagctcacagcaagcaagcggagaaaccagttttcccgacagccaggaactgtttctcaccctagacctggagccagtaccccccgaacccacccaaggctgcctcctggacccagcaggtggagaagggacctctg ctgcatgtgtttcaatgatcacaggatcttctccttcccagaggctagtgaagcttagaaagaaaaaaaaacgcactcgcgatgaaatgttctccgagctcatgctgtcctcccacactgacacagcacagacaaatgcgtggaggcaaataatgtcagagtgcaggaaagcacaaaatgaccgggaggagaggtggagggctgaagagagtaagtggcaggctgaagagagtaagtggcgggctgaagacagggctgaagctcaaatgtggcggcagcgtgatgagaggaggcaggattcaatgctgaggctgctggaggaccaaaccagtatgctccagtgtatggttgagctgcagcaaaggcagctggagcacagactgccactgctgcccctctgtaaccaaccgccctcctccccaagttccatagcctccacacccagacgcccaagaacgcggtgggggggcctccggccaaccagccactccaccacagaggactgcccaaaaaaaaagaaggctggcattcaatacattttaaagttgtaa